In Ananas comosus cultivar F153 linkage group 10, ASM154086v1, whole genome shotgun sequence, the sequence CGATCCATCGAAGATGCTGGAAGTCATGGAGGCGTCGAATGGGATGGGTTTAAGACCGAGTCCGAGAAAAGCTGAACCGGTACGCGCCTGTCCGCTGCGCCACCACGTTTaccaaaatttaagttaatttttgcGCCACCACATTTGTGCATTCACTTCTTACTAATAGTAATAATACTTATTATTATACACCGGCAAAAAGTCATCCATCCTTCTAAAATACAATACAAACCTACCATTAAAGAAGGGTATATAGTAAACTAATTATTGGATTAAAATTGAAGAATGAATGATGTGATGGCTTACAAATGGTTGGCAAGCACTTGGACAACCAATTTTCTGTATAATTAAACTATAATTAGTTCACTAAAACTGAGTTTACTagcattttttaattattattgtccTCGTTAAGTCATCACAGAAAAAGTTTTATTTCAATCATGTACCTAGGCTAGCTGCTTAGGATATAAAACTGTGAGAAACGGCTCACGGCCATTGGAAAACATCATTATATGAGATCTCGATTCCTGCCTGAATATCTCTTCAACTAAGTAAATAATAGGCTACCACAGATATGAGAATATCGCATGTCCTCTANCTGTTATTACTGTTGGTATTTTCTGATGATTTgctttaccctttttttttttttttttttctccgacgGCTTCAGATCTAATATAAACAAAAGGTCCTAAGTGTAACTAATTCAACCTTTATTATCCATTGCAGGACCACGAAACAATAGAGGAGGTAGTTGACCAGCTGATTCACCCACCCTCTTCTCTGGTAGCATTACTCTGTGCATAACACTTGAGCATTTCATCTAAATATTCACGATCAACCTATCACTTTTTCATAAAAGAAACGGCGTAGCTTGTGTTTTGTGAATTGTGCTGTCTCactatcacaaaaaaaaaaagaaaaaaaagaaaaaaaaaaaaagagatcttCAAATTTTTACTACCCAACCAAAGGCCAAAATTTCTGGATGCCAGACTTTGTCGGCCTTGCTTAATCTATATCTAGATGCCAAACTTGTGAACGGCAATAGCTAGAAGAGTCAAGTTTAACTAGGAAGCGCAAACCCATCATAATTTTCCTTGTTTAGCTGCTCTGTTGAGTGCTTTTCAAGCCTCTAATTTGATAGTGAATCCTCAGCCGTCTTGACTCTTCTTTTACCAGTAGCGAGCACGGAAAAAGTACACGCTTCAAGATTGGGAGAAACTGGTGAAAAAGATTAGACGAACTGTGCCAACCTTTTACTTTGGCATATTACGCATCATAACCGACATTAGACACCCGTATGTTCATATACACAAGTAGATAACTAGGAAAGGTGAAGATGCACGTCTTTGTATAAAAGCTAATGAATTTTATGAATTCCTCACCTTTGAATCCGTATGTTTACCCCGGGATGAGCAAGCCTCATCCTACGTTTCACAGTTGAAATTATTATCAATTGCATGCATCAAAATGAGAGACTACTCAGAAAATTTCGGCAGCGCATCTCATTCTATTCTGCTAGTGATGTTATCTGATTGTATTATAGTCCTCAGGGAGTTGCTAGTAattaaatttcatcaaaaatagCAAGAAGATGACCAGCCTTTACAACCTTTCGGTTGGAGTAGTTGAAAGAGCTAGGAgaaaatgcattaaaaaaaaatgcatccAAACCCATACCACACAGAAACGACAGTAGAGGTAATGACATTCATGTgcagtataaataaaaaatcctGAGGATCAAATATCACAAATTACACACATATCTTAATTTCTGGTTCAAACATTGTTACTTGCCATCAATGCAAAATGAATCACCAATAATCCCTGCAAGTACACAATCCATGCCTGAAGTGATGGAATCGAGTCCGATCTCTCACAACTACTTCCCTTTCATATATCTTCGACAAGAGCTTTATTGCTCTATGACAATCTAAACACATTCTCAAGTTTTTAACAATTCTAATCACAACACTTGGATCCGAACTGATTAATCCGTACGCCATTGCCAACTTCTCGCTATGCCAAAAAATAGCGTTCTCTCTCTCATCGTCCGCCGTCTCAAGTAACACCTCCGAAGTATCAGGAACATAACCAGCAATCTTTAACTCCTTAGCCATCTCTCCTAACTTTGTATAAATCTCCTCGCTTCGTGGATGAGATCGATCGCCCGCCACAAATTCATGAACCTCCCCATTCATCTCTATCATACTACAACCGGGTTCTTTCTTGATTCCCCTCTCCATTACAATTTGTCTTAGTCTTCGCACCTCATCCCATCTCTTACACTTAGCGTATATATTGGATAATTGAACATAAGCCGTACCGTTTTCAGGCTCCAGCTCAAGAAGGTTCTTAGCAGCCAATTCAGCCATTTCTGCATTCCCATGAACCCTACAAGCTCCTAGCAATGTTCCCCATATTGCAGAATTGGTTCTCATGGGCATGTTCGTTGTGGTCTCGAATGCTTCTTTTAGATGCCCGGCTCGACCCAGGAGATCAATCATACAAGCGTAATGTGTGACATTAGGTTTTATTCCGTAGGTTGTGATCATACCCAAGAATAATTCTCTTCCCTTACTAACCAAACCGGCATGAGCACAAGCTGTAAGAACACCAATGAAGGTTACCTCATCTGGTGATTCAGAAGCTCTAAGCATTTTGTTGAACAGTTGAAGTGCATCTTCCCCATGCCCGTTGATCGCAAGACCGACGATCATGGCCGTCCAAGTAAACTTATCTCTTTCGTGCATCTTATGGAATATCTCAAGCCCAGTTTTGACTCTACCACACTTTGAATACATATCTATTAATGCATTTTGCACAAAAACATCCATCTTGATTTTGTGTCGGTCCATGTAAACCCTAACCCAATTTCCCATTTCAAGAGCTCCTAACTGCGCACATGCTGTAAGAACGCTAACCATGGTGAACTCATCCGGTCTGAAATCCTGTGTTTGCATGTCGCGAAACATCTCAAGGGCTTCCTTGAACTGGTTGGTGCGCACGTAGCCGTCGATCATGGCCGTCCATGATACGGCATCACGCTCAGGCATTTGATTGAACAATTGTTTAGCTCGATCGATTTGTCCCAACCTCGCAAACCCAACAACCAATGCCGTCCAAGATATTACATCTCTGGTTTTCATGCCCTCAAACAATCTCAACGCGGCATCCATGTCACAGCACTCAGCGTACATATCAACTAGCGCGTTCTCTATCTTCAAATTGGGCAGTGTACCGCTCTCTTTGATGTGCTTATGGACCTGTATACCAAAGTCCAAATCTCTTAGCTTCGCGCAAGCTGATATAACCGAAATGTAAGTGATTGCAGTGGGACTAACGCACTGCTTCACCATGTCTACGAATATCTTGCATGACATCTCGAACTGCTTGTTCCTATTATGTCCAGAGATCATAGCGTTCCACATTACCGCTTCTCTCTTATAACTCCTCTCGAACAGATGTTGGGCCGTCTCGATGTCGCCGCTACAAGCGTACATATGGATCAATGCATTCCTCACATGGGCATTTGAGCCAAGACCGAACTTGAGCACGTGCGCGTGGAGCTCGTCGCCCCACGCGATCACCGCGTCGCGAGTAAAGGCCTTGAGCAAGAAAGGGAAGGTGTAGACGTTGGGTTCGAAGCCTCTCGCGAGCATGTGGATGTACATCGATACCGCAGCTTCCGGGGAGTTGCTATTCGAATAGCTCCTTATCATGGAGTTCCAAAGGAAGGGGTCCGGATTCGGCATTTCCTCGAACAGGTGTTGGGCGTAGTTCATGTCGCAGGATTTGTGGGCGCAGCAAAAGGCGAGGAGTCGGCGCCGTGCATCGGAAGAGTCGACGAGGCCGGTGCGGATCATGTGGGAGTGgatctgcttcaactctttcaTGGTGTTGCAGTGCTCGAGTAGAGTGTTTAATGGCGACGGGAGTGGGAAGTGGGTTGGGTGGCTTTGGGaaggaaggggaggaggagaagacgCCATCATCATGGTTGCCATTAGAGGGGTTGCGAGGTTGAAGATGGTGAGGACAAGGATTTGAGACCGATTTAATGGGATTAAAGGTCGCATAAACTCATCGTTAGCCTCGACCTATATGGTGGTAACGAGCCGTGCGTCCTCGCAATTTTTGGGCGAGGGGCGAGCGTCGAAATAGGAGTCTGCAAAATAGCTGTTTCGCCGGCGACTCCAAATGAGTTCGGCAATTTTCGCCTTTCGGCAACGACTTCGCTCACAGAGCTATTGGGCTCGTCAACTTGTGTTTCACTGCCGTATTCACTCTAGCCGAGACTGCCTAATGCACATGTAGTGGGCAgttctttttgcctttttccCCCAACTCGTGACTTGCTTTAAtggttataataataataataataataataataatgagtgaggctactctgctattggaagcacggagccttccgtgcttccagctcgttttcgattttgcggctttcgaatcgtcgatcggctccgttaaacttgatttagagtatttgaagtacctaaaaaataaattttatgattttacgatatcatttgcctagtgaacgaaggggctcaaaatcaacggctgaaaataaaaatcttacaaaatgtaataatatgatattaaaattttaaatcaaagatattgatcttattttatatagtataaagaattttctattaaaatttcacgtgatttgaatatttctacaccgttaaacttgcaaacagctcactacggccattgaaatttattaattttgagcccattcgatcactaggcaaatgatatcgaaaaataatacaatttattttctaggtactgtaaatactctagatcaagtttaacggagccgatcgacgattcgaaaatcgcaacatcgaaaatgagctgaaagcacggaaggctccgtgcttccgatagtatagtagcctcactctaataataataataataataataataataataatatagtggATGGTGGATAGTGGATGGTGCATGTATGCAAAGTTGCAAACTCGGCCATCGCCTCCGACAAGTACTGTGAGTTCACTCTGTGCGCTAACTTGTGGATGTTGTTACTCATGGCTTGTATTAGCGCAACGATTCCATACCTTTGTTCTCCAACTTCACTGCTCAAATCCAATCGCATGCATGCGGTGGCTTGCACATCACTGTGCCAATCAAGTTCTATACCCCAACTACGTGAAATTCCATTTCTCGTCGGCAAAGTCATCAAGAACAGTAAATCTCATACATTTGAAACTTGAGGCAGTGTTTGACTAGGGAAACAAAAGGTACATCCAAAGAAAATTTTGTTCTCAATGCTGTCATAGTTGTAATGGAGTCATGGAGATGATGAGCACTAGCTAAGATAACAATACAACTACGGAGATAGCAAAAGTTTACCATACTCTTTTgtcaatttaaatttgttatttttagaataaatttgtaATAGAGATATTTTCAGCATTGATGCATGAATGTCATTATGTGACAGCAAATTAAGTTCCATAAATAATTGATAATTGGGGTGGCTACTATTATGCGCTGGGTCATTTGCTGTGTAGAGCTTGTCCTAATTTCATGCCCGCGGAGTAGTGAACGGTCGTTAGGTTGCCTGGGAGTGGCGTGTCTCCTGCAGCTACAACGCAGTTGCATTTTTGGGACTTGTCGCGTGGCACCTCGTGGGGGAATATTCAATTATTCATCCGAAGCCTGAACTGGAATATTCAATCATTCTTCAAGAACAGTAAACCTCATTCTGTCATCTTTGCTTAACAACTAGTAATATTATAACAGCTAGTTATTAGCCGAAGTGACCTCTAGCTGGTTTGGGCTTCAATAGTTTCATTCATATTACTGACCGTTCTTAACGCAAGTGACAAAcgacttggtagttggtacttGAGGTttcgagttcgaatcctagttgattcacatttttagctaagtttattttctaaataaaataaacgaagcagctAGCATATTATTTgtctctaaaaaataataataataatttcattcaCACGGGAAGCTCCAATCAACACAAACAATTAATCTAACAAATAATCTTATATTCATACctaagataaattttttttataaaaaaaacaaagagagagactTGAGGATTAAGATCAATTTCTGCACAAAAATCAAAAGCTAAACCAGCCCTACACACCTCACTCTCACTTTCTCTTTCCGTCACGCAATTTTTGAAGGAAGCATTGGCCACTTTATAAAGATCGACGGTTACGTTGGGAAATCTTCCCGTGAATACAGCGAGACAAAATAGTAACACTTTTCACTTAATCCGTATTCACCGTTGGATACTGTAAATATCATATCATCTTCTTCATAAAAGCATATTACTATCCATTTGATTCATCCTGttctctctttaattaattaattaattaattaatctcctCATGGAAACGCCGTGCATCCTATAAAGCAATGCTCTTTcacactctcactctctctctctttctcttctcggATATTTTCCTGAGATCGAAATGGCGGGAGTCCTCCTATCCCTCCCCTCCACTCCCCAATTCCGACCCTTCCGCCCCCTCCACACCGCCACCCCCCGCCGACTTTGCCCCTTGCGCACCAGAATCGTCGCCGACTTCCCCCCACCGTCTCTCCGGTACCGGAACCGGCCGCCGACATCTGACGACAACAACCCAATTCGCAGCTTCTACGAGAGAGAAAAGCCCCTTCCCCTCCATCTCTGCCGCGCTGGAGCGGGTGTGATCAACGATGGAAACAACCCCACCAAATTCCTCGGCATCGAGGTTTCGACGCTGAAGAAGATCGTCCCCCTGGGCGTCATGTTCTTCTGCATCCTGTTCAACTACACCATTCTAAGGGACACCAAGGACGTGCTGGTCGTCACCGCAAAAGGGAGCAGCGCCGAGATCATCCCCTTCTTGAAGACGTGGGTGAACTTGCCCATGGCGATAGGGTTCATGCTCCTATACACCAAGCTCTCCAATGTGTTGTCCAAGGAGGCCCTCTTCTACACTGTTATCTTCCCCTTCATCGCCTTTTTTGGGGCCTTTGCCTTCGTTTTGTACCCGCTTAGGGATGTTATCCACCCCACAGCGCTAGCCGATAGGCTTTTGGCGAAGCTAGGCCCGAGCTTTCTCGGGCCCGTCGCGATCCTGAGGATCTGGAGCTTCTGCTTGTTCTACGTGATGGCGGAGCTTTGGGGGAGTGTGGTGATCTCGGTGCTCTTTTGGGGTTTTGCTAATCAGGTGATCTCTGCTTTCTTAATTGTTTCccatatatattttgattacCATTTGCGCATTTCTTCAAGTCATTAATGCCCTCTTAGTTTCTAGTTCCGGTGACCGATCCGTTAGCTTAATAAAGCTAGTTGGGTGATTCTTGGTGTTAGAGATCACAAGTAAGAAGGACTTCACCACCTTGCAACTCTTTTGAATTGGTTGGAGCCCTTTAACACTCGAAATTGATCTATTTTGGAATTTGCTACTTGTACTGTAACCTATGTATCACGAACACTTCTTTTAAGTCTTGCATGTCCGTGTCGGATACGTGCGTGTCCGTGTCAGACTCGTGTCCGACATGGACACGCCATAGACACGTGTTCGATGCGGATCGATAGCGCatctcattaaaaaaatatatatttctaattttactttcttttatgcatatataatgtaacatgatttcatattttggctttttgataaatacatacaatttttttcagataatataaataaattatgtatggtggaGAAATTATgtgtttataaataaattatgtatgaacTATCAATgacaattttattaattttcattcatatgagaaatataacaatttttagcaaaattagcactttatatataataaatatatgctattatattaataatactaTAATTTATTAGCGGTGTCCATGTCGTATCTGTGTCCTAAATTTTCGGAAGCTGTCGAGTCACCGTGTGCGTGCGAACATGCCCATGCGCATGTGTATCATTCATGGTTGGAGACAATTTTCATTTTGTAATGACTAGTGAGTATACTCTTATTTTCTgatgtgtaatttttttatcataatatataagcGTTATataattatcatgttttagtaTACTCTAAGATAATATTCTGTGACATGCAAGTTAATCCATAACGTCTGATCTCCAGCTTTTTAGTTTTATGTTATTGTAATGTAAATAGTAGATACCTACTTCCCTTTCCCGGCAAATATATTAAGGTTATCTGGTATGTACATTTGCTCTTTATGAAATATTTAGTCTGTACTTAATTATTCATGTCTTAGTACAAGTTTGCAATCAACTAGCTCTGTTTGCATGTGTGATTTAATGTCGAACAAAGCCTAAAGAGTAGTGCAGATTCTGAGATGATCATAACATTACGAAATACCAGGAGGATACCCATAGAAACTGGACATATGATCCAAAATCAACAAATAAATTAGATCTACATGAATAATGGCATGAGGGGCATCTTAATTTTGCAGTTTTAGGTTGGTTTTCTAACAAAGAAATACTAAATTTTCTTACCCTCTTCATTGGATTCTAACGAGAGCTGAAAATTAATTCTGCAATTTGTGCAGATTACTACTGTTGAGGAAGCAAAAGAATTCTATCCTTTGTTTGGGCTTGGAGCTAATGTGGCCCTAATCTTCTCAGGTCGCACTGTAAAGTACTTTTCTAACTTGAGAAAGAATTTGGGGCCCGGTGTTGATGGTTGGGAGATATCACTGAAAGGAATGATGAGCATTGTAGTGCTGTTGGGTCTTGTTATTTCCGCAATCTACTGGGCAGTTAACAAATTTGTTTTGAATGATCCTTCTCTTCCAAGAACAGTACGCAGAAAGAAGGTTGGTACTTAAGAGAATTCTCTTGCTATTTTGTTTCCATTACATCCCTGTGGAATTGACTTTCTGAGATTGATACCTCTACAGGACAAACCTAAACTAGGTATGGGTGAGAGTCTGAAATTTTTGATATCTTCTAGATATGTGAGGGATCTTGCCACACTGGTGGTGGCCTACGGTATAAGTATTAATCTTGTTGAAGTCACGTGGAAATCGAAGCTCAAAGCACAGGTaccttttgtgtgtgtgtgtgtgtgtgtgtttgtctCTGCACCTGTGCTGAAATGAAAACTTTTCCAGTTCTCTTTGATCTTTTGGTATCTGATCATACTTCATATCTGACAGTTCCCAAGCCCTAACGAATATTCTTCTTTCATGGGTGATTTTTCTACTGCTACTGGTATAGCAACTTTCATGATGATGTTGTTGGGCCGAGTTATACTTAGAAAATTCGGCTGGGGGGTTGCAGCCATGATCACTCCAACAGTTCTACTTATCACTGGAGTTGGGTTTTTCTCACTAATTTTATTTGGCGAACCATTGGTTCCTATTCTAGCTAAGTTTGGCATGACTCCTCTACTTGCGGCAGTTTATGTGGGTGCAATGCAGAATATTTTCAGTAAGAGCGCCAAATATAGTTTATTTGACCCTTGCAAGGAGATGGCTTACATTCCTTTGGATGAAGACATGAAGGTAAGTCTCTAATTATGAATTGTGAATTATAGTGATAGATGGCATTTTGGATGAAGACATGAAGGTAAGTCTCTAATTTAATTATGAATTGTGAATTATAGTGATGTAGATGACATCTCAGTCGGAATTAATTTTTCtgcatgttttttttattagacATGTGGTTCATAGTTTAAGATGTTAATAGTGATAGTTCTGGTAAATCCATAAGGGAACTGAACTACTGATTCAGTTTAGAGACTGCCAAAATCGTTAATTTTTTAAGCTGCCGTTACatcttttttaaattaaatgctTATCACAGTGAATGGGAAAAGGAGTAAAAAATATAGTAGCTGCTGAAGAGAACATCGTGAAACTTGCTAAAagaatagagagaaaaagaaaagttactAACTAGAATGCCAATATTTCCATTATTTTTGTGTGTATATTCCTAGTGcacgtttatatatatattctcatatTTATCTCAGTAAGAATATGTTTATGACAATAGGTTAAGGGGAAGGCCGCCATTGATGTTGTGTGCAACCCCTTGGGAAAATCAGGAGGCGCATTAATACAACAATTCATGATTTTGACATTCGGGTCCCTTGCAAATTCAACTCCTTACCTTGGAGGCATACTTCTTGTGATTGTTCTTTCATGGTTGAGTGCCGCAAGGTCCTTAGATAAACAATTTTCTTCATTAGCTAAGCAGGAGCTCAAGAAGGAGAGAATGCTCAAAGAGAAAGTAGAAAATGCAGTTTTGGGTGCAAAGGAGGAGTTAAAGGAGAAGGAAAATGGTTCTCTGCATGAATCATTAGCTATTAGTGAGAATTTATCA encodes:
- the LOC109716263 gene encoding putative pentatricopeptide repeat-containing protein At3g15930 is translated as MNYAQHLFEEMPNPDPFLWNSMIRSYSNSNSPEAAVSMYIHMLARGFEPNVYTFPFLLKAFTRDAVIAWGDELHAHVLKFGLGSNAHVRNALIHMYACSGDIETAQHLFERSYKREAVMWNAMISGHNRNKQFEMSCKIFVDMVKQCVSPTAITYISVISACAKLRDLDFGIQVHKHIKESGTLPNLKIENALVDMYAECCDMDAALRLFEGMKTRDVISWTALVVGFARLGQIDRAKQLFNQMPERDAVSWTAMIDGYVRTNQFKEALEMFRDMQTQDFRPDEFTMVSVLTACAQLGALEMGNWVRVYMDRHKIKMDVFVQNALIDMYSKCGRVKTGLEIFHKMHERDKFTWTAMIVGLAINGHGEDALQLFNKMLRASESPDEVTFIGVLTACAHAGLVSKGRELFLGMITTYGIKPNVTHYACMIDLLGRAGHLKEAFETTTNMPMRTNSAIWGTLLGACRVHGNAEMAELAAKNLLELEPENGTAYVQLSNIYAKCKRWDEVRRLRQIVMERGIKKEPGCSMIEMNGEVHEFVAGDRSHPRSEEIYTKLGEMAKELKIAGYVPDTSEVLLETADDERENAIFWHSEKLAMAYGLISSDPSVVIRIVKNLRMCLDCHRAIKLLSKIYEREVVVRDRTRFHHFRHGLCTCRDYW
- the LOC109716264 gene encoding ADP,ATP carrier protein 2, chloroplastic-like, whose product is MAGVLLSLPSTPQFRPFRPLHTATPRRLCPLRTRIVADFPPPSLRYRNRPPTSDDNNPIRSFYEREKPLPLHLCRAGAGVINDGNNPTKFLGIEVSTLKKIVPLGVMFFCILFNYTILRDTKDVLVVTAKGSSAEIIPFLKTWVNLPMAIGFMLLYTKLSNVLSKEALFYTVIFPFIAFFGAFAFVLYPLRDVIHPTALADRLLAKLGPSFLGPVAILRIWSFCLFYVMAELWGSVVISVLFWGFANQITTVEEAKEFYPLFGLGANVALIFSGRTVKYFSNLRKNLGPGVDGWEISLKGMMSIVVLLGLVISAIYWAVNKFVLNDPSLPRTVRRKKDKPKLGMGESLKFLISSRYVRDLATLVVAYGISINLVEVTWKSKLKAQFPSPNEYSSFMGDFSTATGIATFMMMLLGRVILRKFGWGVAAMITPTVLLITGVGFFSLILFGEPLVPILAKFGMTPLLAAVYVGAMQNIFSKSAKYSLFDPCKEMAYIPLDEDMKVKGKAAIDVVCNPLGKSGGALIQQFMILTFGSLANSTPYLGGILLVIVLSWLSAARSLDKQFSSLAKQELKKERMLKEKVENAVLGAKEELKEKENGSLHESLAISENLSNGLLPAKQESADESENSSETPTRKAK